From Spodoptera frugiperda isolate SF20-4 chromosome 27, AGI-APGP_CSIRO_Sfru_2.0, whole genome shotgun sequence:
TTGAGGATCTTCCTGCACCTGCCTCCTGAAATCGTACCCGCAACCCTCAAGCGTTCCGTACGCGCTGAGACCGTCCGCCGCGGCGCTGTTGGCCGCCCAGACGCCCCAGCACGCTCCGCTGAGGACCGATCAGCATACCGCCGTGCTCCAACCACACCAGCTGCACATGACAAGAAGGCTGATGTCGGCCCTGGATCTGCTGATCTTGAATTCGTAAGTATATTAACTGAAGCAGTGGCAATAAGCTCATCCCCtgttacatgagacttatagtAAAAATGGCAAAAAGTtgttgtacattatatagcagcattacatgccataatgtgcctcagcctatcccttcggggatataaggtgtgacgatatggtACGATAACTAAAACAGTTGCTTGAatcattattaaattgttaagtTAGTTTAACTAAGTTGATAAGGTTCATACATTACTATTTTTGGTAtctgtaaataatataacattgatGTAGAATGACAATAGATTAAACTATTTTCAGTACTAGTACACTTTAGTATAATGTAATGATGATTATTTTCATCTCTGGGGTTATGGATTTAAATAAGTTAACTATTTTCATACAAGCTGTTGTCATGGCTACTGTTCGGGATAAATTAaacacatataaaattatatttgttggaATGTTTTACTAACTACTTGGATTTCtctaatgattttttttttgtttcacagAGAGGAGGTTTCGGACGAGGCAGGCCTGCACCttaagtttaagtaaataaaaatctactGTAAAgctaatgaatttt
This genomic window contains:
- the LOC118263462 gene encoding 40S ribosomal protein S10 gives rise to the protein MLMPKQNRVAIYEYLFKEGVMVAKKDYHAPKHPDLEKIPNLQVIKAMQSLKSRGYVKEQFAWRHFYWYLTNEGIEYLRIFLHLPPEIVPATLKRSVRAETVRRGAVGRPDAPARSAEDRSAYRRAPTTPAAHDKKADVGPGSADLEFRGGFGRGRPAP